Proteins from a single region of Longimicrobiales bacterium:
- a CDS encoding OB-fold nucleic acid binding domain-containing protein produces the protein MRKLALAALALFAAACSDNGPVSIDDSTGSVMMEAYLDRDGSGDRNAPDAAVAGVRTAVVRTQGGDTIAAGTTGADGTVLLTRIPVGSYRVVASRGMLGDSVAVQGLDASTVTVTFADTALRVVRVGYAENTIAIEDARAATAGARVAVSGLALNATNTFGDSTVHLRDASGAIRLTGVTAAIAAGDSIRAIGTVASRDGQVTVDAPGIWIVRANAGVPAADSLSTVVAATAEGGARDAGQARIRAEIVGTQPQQNGDLVIVVNDGSGVLDVVLDDNVNFGSTAAFVPGAILRATGVLVPDGGGKWQLKPRVAADASAAFPTLSIAEVRALQPGRSAYIHGYALNGRATFSDGAVHVYDATGAIRVQQLPNTPLLMGDSVRVLGTVGNRFGQPILEGSQVVVLLSNVGLDQPDSVSTAAAAAATGDARDADHVTVGGTVSAVANTGGGWLLTVDDGSGALQIMLDSRVGFSATDFAVGDVVRASGVLVSVSNGVWQLRPRTLEEIAAQ, from the coding sequence ATGCGCAAGCTGGCGCTGGCAGCACTCGCACTGTTCGCTGCTGCATGCAGTGACAACGGCCCCGTCTCGATCGACGACTCCACGGGGTCGGTGATGATGGAGGCGTACCTCGACCGCGACGGCAGCGGCGACCGCAATGCACCGGACGCGGCCGTTGCAGGCGTGCGCACGGCCGTCGTGCGTACGCAGGGTGGTGATACGATCGCGGCGGGAACGACGGGCGCGGATGGCACCGTGCTGCTGACGCGCATCCCCGTGGGAAGCTACCGCGTGGTCGCATCGCGCGGCATGCTGGGTGATTCGGTCGCCGTGCAGGGTCTCGATGCGAGCACCGTGACGGTGACGTTCGCGGATACCGCGCTGCGCGTGGTCCGTGTCGGCTATGCAGAGAACACGATCGCGATCGAGGACGCGCGTGCGGCGACGGCGGGTGCACGTGTCGCGGTGAGCGGACTTGCTTTGAACGCCACGAACACCTTTGGCGACTCCACAGTTCACCTGCGGGACGCGAGCGGCGCGATCCGGCTGACGGGTGTGACCGCGGCAATCGCGGCCGGCGACAGCATCCGCGCGATCGGGACGGTGGCGAGTCGCGACGGCCAGGTGACGGTGGATGCGCCGGGCATCTGGATCGTGCGAGCGAATGCGGGCGTGCCCGCGGCGGACTCGCTGTCCACTGTCGTCGCGGCGACCGCAGAGGGCGGTGCACGCGACGCCGGCCAGGCGCGCATCCGCGCGGAGATCGTGGGCACGCAGCCGCAGCAGAACGGCGACCTGGTGATCGTGGTGAACGACGGCTCGGGCGTGCTCGACGTGGTGCTCGACGACAACGTCAACTTCGGCAGCACGGCCGCGTTCGTGCCGGGCGCGATCCTGCGCGCGACGGGTGTGCTGGTGCCGGATGGCGGCGGGAAGTGGCAGCTCAAGCCGCGTGTCGCTGCGGACGCGAGCGCCGCGTTCCCGACGCTCTCGATCGCGGAGGTGCGGGCGCTGCAGCCGGGGCGCTCCGCATACATCCACGGCTACGCGCTGAACGGGCGCGCGACGTTCTCGGACGGCGCCGTGCACGTGTACGACGCGACGGGCGCGATCCGCGTCCAGCAGCTTCCCAACACGCCGCTGCTCATGGGCGACAGCGTGCGTGTGCTCGGCACGGTGGGCAACCGCTTCGGCCAGCCGATCCTCGAAGGGAGCCAGGTCGTCGTGCTGCTGTCGAACGTGGGTCTCGACCAGCCGGACTCGGTCTCGACCGCGGCCGCGGCTGCCGCAACCGGAGATGCGCGCGACGCGGATCACGTCACCGTCGGCGGGACCGTGAGTGCGGTGGCGAACACCGGCGGTGGCTGGCTGCTGACGGTGGATGACGGTTCCGGCGCGCTGCAGATCATGCTGGACTCGCGCGTGGGGTTTTCGGCGACGGACTTCGCGGTGGGCGACGTCGTCCGCGCCAGTGGCGTGCTGGTATCGGTGTCGAACGGCGTGTGGCAGCTCCGGCCACGGACGCTGGAGGAAATCGCCGCACAGTGA